In the Trichoderma atroviride chromosome 4, complete sequence genome, GAGTTTGTGTCCCAGATTAGCTAAACCCTTCTTGCCGCGGTATCATGAGATGAAGACCCTTTGAGGCCTCCAGGTAAATCCATCAATATTATGCGTCTTTCTTATGTGTGCTTCTCCTCTCATAGCTGTATGTCCATGTCTTGTCCTATgcgtttcttcttctagacATGCCATCGTATTCTCGATAGACTGGACAATCAGAAGCTTCACTTCCACTGGGCCGCATATGCCCCTTTGCTTTGAGCATGGTATGTCTCTTCCCCCGCATATTCGTCCCAAGTATTACATATCCTATCCCAACCTCCAGACGGCTCTGCTTCAAGTCCAGCTGATTCCTGGGGTGTCGTTTGATACACGTGGATCTGGAACTAGCCTATTTGGTCCATTCCATTCGAGTTTCCCTTGCGTAAAAAGTATATGAAAGGAGTGAGTCGAGTAGCTAAGTAGCCACGATGGTGGGAGAGAGCCAATGAATAGGCGATAGAAAGTATGAGCATGTGGCTAGTATAAGGTGCCGTGCTGCGTAATTTACATAGAAGGGCTGTCACATTTCATCGCCATATAATCTAGTGTCTAGGATACTCGCTTTAGGGAGAATTCTCCGTAGCTGGAAACATCAAAGTAGGTGTTGGTTCCCATCTATCCAAATTGTATAATGTAAAACGATATCTAGCCTCTAGATGTCTAATATCTATCTGTTTCATTGTGAGACCCCACACAATCGCTTAGAACAAGCATGCTATACCTCGCGTATGTGATCCGACTCTCTGCCCCTGCACAAAAATCGAGAGCAAAGATGATacatttaaaaaaaaaaaacagtgATACAATTCGCTGACGCCTTGAGCccaaacaaaaagaattCTTGTATATATTTCAATTGCGCCGATACTGGGTATTAAATCGTGTTTGCAAGATATGAAACTCCTATCCTTCCCTCCCATCGTCTTGTTCCTGTACACCTTATGGAATATGTCGAATAACATTGTAGATTTCAAGTTTGCTGTGTCGAATAAAAAATTGCAAGTCGCTTAAACAAAAGTCTGCTATACTGAAAAAGGAATTTCGTTGCTTCGCTGGTGTTGCTTGCTAAAAAGGAATGAATGAAAAAcaaatagaaaaataaaaggaaaaaaaggacaaggtttaaaagtaaaaaaaaaaacaaaatggcAACAATAAACAATTAGAAGCTGAATAAACCGCTTCTCCTCTTGCCAAGTGGATATACAATCAAGGCACTCAAAAAGAGGCCCACGCTGATGCCAATTGCGACTTGAATGACGCTCAATAAAACTGTAAATGCAGTACCGTCAATCTGGGAACTGGTGGAAGTTTCTGTAGTGTTTTTGTTCAAAAGATTTGCCGAGTTGATACCAGCTAACAGGGAGCCACTTGCAGCTAGACCAGAAGGCACCTGGACAAAGATGGCTGGGAgcatagcagcagcagcaagactATATCCCACTTTCCTGGGTAGgcgttgcttttcttctGGAGGTGGCCCTGCGCTGGATTCCACATCAGGTAGAGGGGGCATGGTCGGCTTCCTCTTGGAGAATCGCGGCTGGACTCTTGCTTGCCACCACTCTACGAGATCCAGCCAAGCGTTTTGCACGTGCCGTCCAAGTCGTGAGTATaagttggccaagatgccaatgGTCAGCGCGCCAAGCATGTTGGATATTTGACTGTTGCTTTGGAAGTACTGGCTCGAGTAGCTATTGACACAGAAACCAGCCAGAGACATGATGGTCATGACGGGTGTCTGCTTCCACTTAGCCTGGTTAATGATACACAGACAGAGCGTGAAGCCCGGAACAAACAGGATGGACCATGCGCGGTTGGCGCTGAGAGGATTGTCGCAAGTCGTGGCACTAGCCGCTTCGCTGTCAAGCATGCCGTACAAGGAGGCTCCAATGGTGATGCCGTAGCCGAGAAACAGAGTGTAGATGACCGCATGCACCATACGGACACTACCGGCGACAATGTTATGGCTTTGAAGCTCCAGAGAGCCGCAGAGCACCATGTAGCCGGGGAGAATAAGGGCAATGCTGCTCTGTGCCAAGGCGCTGAAGCAAAATAGTTTCCCACCGTTGATAGAGCCAAAGCCACGGGCTAAAAATGTTGTaatgacagcagcagagacCTCGAAAACGTGGGCATAAAGCTCATTGCTGGGGGCAAACACGAGCTGAAGAAGTCCAACTAAGCAACCTAGAAGGAAGGCAACTGGCAGATCGATGAAGCGGCCCTGGAAAGCGAATGGAGCCACGCAAACTGAGGCGAGGCCATACATGAACACACGAAACCAGGTCTTGAACTTGGGCTTCCGATCCATGACCTTGTCGAGGCGCCTAGTAGCCTCCTCTACGCCAAGCTTATCATGAACGACGTCCTTGTAGATGTTATGAACATCTCGTAAGCGGCCAAGATCAACTCCCTGGGGAACCCGAACCACTTTAACTTCCGCCGTGTGGGTAGAGCTGTCATCGAAGCTGATAATCATGCAAGATGGCATGTAAAGGAACTGGCCTTCGATTTCGAGAACGCGGGAGGACATGCTCATGTACTCTTCAAGACGGTGCGTTGGAGCACCGTACATCATGAGGGCGCGACATAGCTTCAAGAGATACCTGTGACGTGCAATTGTGCCAGCGATGTGAACGGTGATTCGAATTTGCTCcttctttgacttcttttccttcttcctcttttcacCAAAATGATCGGATATTTCGCTGGAACCAGGAGCGGCAAACATGGTGGATGACTTGAATAGCTCACCCAATGCCAGTGAAGAAGTCGAACCTTTGGATTTGTGATAGCCTCTCAGACGACTAGATGATCGTGATCGAACGGTACTG is a window encoding:
- a CDS encoding uncharacterized protein (EggNog:ENOG41~TransMembrane:10 (i543-561o567-585i592-612o618-641i662-682o702-721i728-747o753-770i826-843o880-906i)) gives rise to the protein MSTDPRDYGDVSEITTPGRKGKKRVVWSEDESKPSSLRSSANLSVGPFGREIASPSSGDWLLDQSPPVGYFEHSPQASPNLQPSDSGPPDAQELRLALNMVLLTEEQNSPELRASPAQASTPVPKAGESTTPKVPRPVLKRNTSYNVRQEQEEADKAEEHVTERQLRSMTDARQRADRLAVTLGSSYSRSAPGSRRNSIELQRSFQPVLKVSDHTDRDLDDDAATTTSPTSTLREYTPHSTYSTTHRTPHSSRLYQPHEHDRAESIVSSHDKDYLFHPQPSSSGRSTPVIMQAYTQDYVPRPSRYRGGILSSLLKLHRDDNGANRGQSSSGFSTPVTTPSTPVMSPQHSPSSSRRPSTVSTVRSRSSSRLRGYHKSKGSTSSLALGELFKSSTMFAAPGSSEISDHFGEKRKKEKKSKKEQIRITVHIAGTIARHRYLLKLCRALMMYGAPTHRLEEYMSMSSRVLEIEGQFLYMPSCMIISFDDSSTHTAEVKVVRVPQGVDLGRLRDVHNIYKDVVHDKLGVEEATRRLDKVMDRKPKFKTWFRVFMYGLASVCVAPFAFQGRFIDLPVAFLLGCLVGLLQLVFAPSNELYAHVFEVSAAVITTFLARGFGSINGGKLFCFSALAQSSIALILPGYMVLCGSLELQSHNIVAGSVRMVHAVIYTLFLGYGITIGASLYGMLDSEAASATTCDNPLSANRAWSILFVPGFTLCLCIINQAKWKQTPVMTIMSLAGFCVNSYSSQYFQSNSQISNMLGALTIGILANLYSRLGRHVQNAWLDLVEWWQARVQPRFSKRKPTMPPLPDVESSAGPPPEEKQRLPRKVGYSLAAAAMLPAIFVQVPSGLAASGSLLAGINSANLLNKNTTETSTSSQIDGTAFTVLLSVIQVAIGISVGLFLSALIVYPLGKRRSGLFSF